In Candidatus Desulfofervidus auxilii, one genomic interval encodes:
- a CDS encoding SPASM domain-containing protein, whose translation MKYIIRLNLKGIRFVEYYSTLLLSRILTHFPTGFVDLQSPSGAGICGVIYDYNGDVYPSDEARMLAKMGDKRFLMGNVFKDTYYEIFHGKVMTEIVEKSCVETMPGCATCAFQIYCGADPIRNYLETKDIVGHRPTSDFCEKNKEIIKFLFEIIKDNDEDVQDVLWSWITKRDLKEIRGESFSRYSNQY comes from the coding sequence TTGAAATATATAATAAGACTGAACCTAAAAGGTATTAGGTTTGTAGAATATTACTCGACTTTATTATTATCTAGAATTTTGACTCATTTCCCAACTGGTTTTGTAGACTTACAGTCACCTTCTGGGGCTGGAATTTGTGGTGTAATATACGATTACAATGGAGATGTTTATCCTTCAGATGAAGCTCGCATGCTTGCAAAAATGGGAGATAAAAGATTTTTAATGGGAAATGTTTTTAAGGATACCTATTATGAAATATTTCACGGTAAAGTTATGACTGAAATTGTTGAAAAATCGTGTGTTGAAACAATGCCTGGATGTGCCACTTGTGCTTTTCAAATTTATTGCGGGGCAGATCCAATTAGAAATTATTTGGAAACAAAAGATATAGTCGGACATAGACCAACAAGTGATTTTTGTGAGAAAAATAAAGAAATAATCAAATTTCTTTTTGAGATTATAAAAGATAATGATGAAGATGTACAAGATGTTCTCTGGTCTTGGATAACTAAAAGAGATCTTAAGGAAATTCGTGGTGAAAGTTTTTCAAGGTATTCCAATCAATATTAA
- the hxsC gene encoding His-Xaa-Ser system radical SAM maturase HxsC has product MKVFQGIPINIKHPIIGRITKEKKSLLQRVNTILVTHEFRGLNFGYSVIITSQEKFHRSFFNKLRVICGVSNEDILKLNEGDVVLIEPDGKINIIWDVKSNQNCILATEECNCRCLMCPQPPKKDLDKDKKYRLNLKLLKLLDPNKTFHICITGGEPTLLGDRFFQLVELCKNRFPKANLTILTNGRKFSDFKFAKKLVGIAHPKLLICISLHADTDTEHDYIAGAKGAFSDTIRGIRNLALFRQKLEIRIVIHKLNYKRLPQISNFIYRNFPFVLHIAFMGLEITGLARKNFKKIWIDPYEYREELQSAVLFLNRRALNVSIYNLPLCLIPQKIWRFTCRSISNWKNDYLPKCNYCVKKNECCGIFTTSGKFQSPNIKPIQSR; this is encoded by the coding sequence GTGAAAGTTTTTCAAGGTATTCCAATCAATATTAAGCATCCGATTATTGGAAGGATAACAAAAGAAAAGAAATCGTTGTTGCAAAGAGTTAATACCATTCTAGTAACTCATGAGTTTAGGGGACTAAATTTTGGCTATTCTGTTATAATAACTTCTCAAGAAAAATTTCATAGAAGTTTCTTTAATAAACTTCGGGTTATATGTGGCGTTTCTAATGAAGATATTTTGAAGCTAAATGAGGGCGATGTTGTTCTTATCGAACCCGATGGAAAAATAAATATTATTTGGGATGTAAAATCAAATCAAAATTGCATTCTTGCTACCGAAGAATGTAACTGTAGATGCCTGATGTGCCCCCAACCTCCTAAAAAAGATTTAGATAAAGATAAGAAGTATAGACTAAATTTAAAATTATTAAAACTTTTAGATCCAAATAAAACATTTCACATTTGCATTACGGGCGGCGAACCAACACTGCTTGGAGATAGGTTTTTTCAACTTGTTGAATTATGTAAAAATAGATTTCCAAAAGCTAATTTAACCATTCTCACTAATGGAAGAAAATTTAGTGATTTTAAATTTGCTAAGAAATTAGTTGGAATAGCACACCCAAAATTGTTAATATGTATTTCACTTCATGCAGATACAGATACTGAGCATGATTATATTGCTGGAGCAAAAGGAGCATTTTCTGATACTATTCGAGGTATACGTAACCTTGCTCTATTTCGTCAAAAACTAGAAATTAGGATAGTAATCCACAAACTAAATTACAAGAGACTTCCACAAATATCAAATTTTATATACCGAAATTTTCCTTTTGTTCTACATATAGCTTTCATGGGACTTGAAATAACAGGACTTGCTAGAAAGAATTTTAAAAAAATCTGGATTGATCCATACGAGTATAGAGAAGAACTCCAGAGTGCTGTGCTCTTCTTAAACAGAAGAGCTTTGAATGTCTCTATTTATAACCTACCCTTGTGTCTAATTCCTCAAAAAATTTGGCGTTTTACCTGTCGGTCAATTTCAAACTGGAAAAATGATTATCTCCCTAAATGTAATTATTGTGTGAAAAAAAATGAATGTTGTGGCATATTTACCACATCAGGAAAGTTTCAGAGCCCAAATATAAAACCAATTCAAAGTCGTTAA
- a CDS encoding AbrB/MazE/SpoVT family DNA-binding domain-containing protein: MILVRVSPKGYILIPKKLRKRYGVKPGSKVQLMEDAGKLIVKPVPEDPIEAACGFLKGEFSLTEDLLKEHQKELKNEKADRL, encoded by the coding sequence ATGATATTAGTTCGAGTTTCCCCAAAAGGTTATATTTTGATTCCCAAAAAACTTAGAAAGCGATATGGAGTAAAACCAGGAAGCAAAGTTCAGCTTATGGAAGATGCAGGAAAACTTATAGTCAAACCAGTTCCAGAGGATCCCATTGAAGCTGCCTGCGGTTTTTTAAAGGGGGAGTTTTCCCTTACGGAGGATCTTCTTAAAGAGCACCAGAAAGAGTTAAAGAATGAAAAAGCCGATCGTCTTTGA
- a CDS encoding type II toxin-antitoxin system VapC family toxin: MKKPIVFDSFALLSFFHKEEGWEKVKDILRRLVSEDKKGLLSRINWGEFYYIIRRRVGKVKAEEALVLLEQLPIEILPVDDQIVKEAAEIKAEYPVAFADAFCVALARRVEGCVITGDPEFKSVEGLIAIEWL, from the coding sequence ATGAAAAAGCCGATCGTCTTTGATAGTTTTGCCCTTTTATCCTTCTTTCATAAAGAGGAAGGGTGGGAAAAAGTTAAAGATATTTTAAGAAGGCTAGTTTCTGAAGATAAAAAAGGTCTTTTATCCAGAATAAACTGGGGTGAATTTTATTACATAATCAGAAGGCGGGTTGGAAAAGTCAAGGCTGAAGAGGCTTTGGTCTTGCTTGAGCAGCTTCCTATTGAGATACTCCCAGTGGATGATCAGATAGTTAAGGAAGCAGCGGAGATTAAGGCTGAATACCCTGTAGCCTTTGCTGATGCTTTTTGTGTAGCTTTAGCCAGGAGAGTTGAGGGGTGTGTGATTACAGGAGATCCTGAATTTAAGTCTGTGGAAGGTCTTATTGCTATAGAGTGGTTGTGA
- the cas2 gene encoding CRISPR-associated endonuclease Cas2, whose amino-acid sequence MMLYVISYDIPDDERRLKVAKILLDFGRRVQYSVFEAHLDWSSLENLKERLQKVISQAEDSIRIYRICGECKKFIVILGEGMVTQEPDVYVI is encoded by the coding sequence ATGATGTTATATGTAATTTCTTATGATATTCCTGATGATGAAAGAAGACTTAAGGTAGCAAAAATTCTCCTTGACTTTGGGCGCAGAGTGCAGTATTCTGTGTTTGAAGCACATTTGGACTGGAGCTCTTTGGAAAATTTAAAAGAGAGACTGCAAAAGGTTATTTCCCAGGCTGAGGACAGTATTCGTATTTATCGGATATGTGGTGAGTGTAAAAAGTTCATTGTCATCCTGGGAGAGGGAATGGTTACACAAGAGCCAGATGTTTACGTTATCTAA
- the cas1 gene encoding CRISPR-associated endonuclease Cas1 → MGFFHKPRYGRSSLAADLVEEFRSPVVDRLTLRLINNRILTNNDFYLHQPSGSMRLKHESLKRYFPEYEKAVNNEFTHPQTGEKIAFRRLFRIQAQKLAQAIIQNTQYIPFHYDR, encoded by the coding sequence ATCGGCTTCTTCCACAAACCACGCTATGGGCGTTCTTCCCTGGCAGCTGATTTGGTGGAAGAATTTCGCAGCCCAGTGGTTGACCGTCTTACCCTAAGATTAATTAACAATCGCATCTTAACCAATAATGATTTTTATCTCCACCAACCTTCTGGTTCAATGCGTTTAAAACATGAATCGCTAAAACGCTATTTTCCTGAATATGAAAAGGCAGTCAATAATGAATTCACTCATCCTCAAACTGGAGAAAAAATAGCTTTTCGCCGCCTTTTTCGCATTCAGGCCCAAAAATTAGCTCAAGCTATTATACAAAACACTCAATATATACCCTTTCATTATGATAGATGA
- a CDS encoding IS3 family transposase — protein sequence MRLIDEQYTKCPFYGIPSMTVWLCKQSHKINHKRVERLMAKMEIHAIYPKPRLSHNLEKYTKYPYLLHGLNVSHPNQVWCADITYIRLLRGFIYLVAIMDWFSRYVLSWEVSNILDNYFAR from the coding sequence ATGAGGCTTATTGATGAGCAGTATACAAAGTGCCCCTTCTATGGAATCCCCAGTATGACAGTCTGGTTGTGCAAACAAAGCCACAAGATCAATCATAAGAGGGTAGAGAGATTAATGGCCAAGATGGAGATTCATGCTATATATCCAAAACCACGCCTAAGTCACAATTTAGAAAAGTACACCAAATATCCGTATTTACTCCATGGTCTTAACGTCAGCCATCCCAACCAGGTCTGGTGTGCTGATATTACCTATATCCGTCTTCTAAGAGGATTTATATATCTAGTTGCCATTATGGATTGGTTTAGCCGTTATGTCCTGTCCTGGGAAGTCTCTAATATCCTTGATAACTATTTTGCAAGGTAG
- the cmr4 gene encoding type III-B CRISPR module RAMP protein Cmr4: MDIVKYLATALDPIHIGTGGYRLGRVDNTIIRDFDNVPKIPATAIAGAIRSYAALYFEKRGCAGKDDITGKGGRQCGETNCPICVTFGYSKDTEARVSMVSFSDARILFFPVSTMIGPVWVTSPGRLNEFTNSQNYECGSDEELKVAENFQAPDGRINLGWVLFKVKKDHLTLSDAGFAQIPSVIKNNAICVTDRIFPLIVNANLEVRTSVSIDPFTGAALEGALFTYEAVPRITIFWFECIYQDYKNFGDAKGYISKVGEKFPDVQDNAIKAAKAVVRTGMDWCEVLGIGGMNTRGFGRLRINVVNSGGK; encoded by the coding sequence ATGGACATAGTAAAATACCTTGCCACAGCTTTGGATCCAATTCACATTGGCACGGGGGGATACCGGCTTGGTCGGGTGGATAACACCATTATCAGGGACTTTGATAACGTGCCCAAGATACCAGCTACAGCCATTGCAGGGGCAATTCGCTCTTATGCAGCATTATATTTTGAAAAGAGGGGATGTGCGGGCAAGGATGACATTACTGGTAAAGGGGGTAGACAATGCGGTGAAACTAATTGTCCGATTTGTGTTACCTTTGGATATAGCAAAGATACTGAGGCAAGAGTAAGCATGGTATCCTTTTCTGATGCTAGAATATTATTCTTTCCTGTTTCCACTATGATAGGGCCAGTTTGGGTAACAAGTCCAGGCAGATTAAATGAGTTTACAAACAGTCAAAATTATGAATGTGGTAGCGACGAAGAACTAAAAGTAGCAGAGAACTTTCAGGCGCCTGATGGCAGAATAAATCTGGGTTGGGTCTTGTTTAAAGTCAAAAAAGATCATTTAACGCTTTCGGATGCCGGATTTGCTCAGATTCCATCTGTCATCAAGAACAATGCCATCTGTGTTACAGACAGGATCTTTCCCTTAATTGTCAATGCTAATCTTGAGGTAAGGACTTCTGTTTCTATTGACCCATTTACGGGGGCAGCCCTAGAAGGTGCACTCTTTACTTATGAAGCAGTGCCAAGAATAACCATTTTTTGGTTTGAATGCATATATCAAGATTATAAAAATTTTGGTGACGCTAAGGGTTACATTTCAAAGGTCGGGGAGAAATTTCCAGACGTCCAAGATAACGCCATAAAAGCTGCCAAGGCCGTGGTTAGAACAGGCATGGATTGGTGTGAAGTCCTGGGGATTGGGGGCATGAATACCAGGGGATTTGGACGGTTGCGTATTAATGTGGTTAACAGTGGAGGCAAATAA
- a CDS encoding Cas10/Cmr2 second palm domain-containing protein, which yields MTDSLKEIGKYRDFILFMELLALLHDVGKYYEEVKKKNGKRPLRPPAYHNTIGALILGIEKLKNKDVVIEENNKILMSNGENYAPIDLRSIPFRISSKIFNESFNFFEEIIPDIWKTEEFLNETIGEFLICHHEHYGYKSLRAKTRPQKLLSKADSLDSAEDREGALDRKNRLKRGDFLNTPFGILDKIEYRFKDEENILNRIASALEEKNFNKIFSKGNYVTLKNEIQKVWYARPADTRPPFNDTTLWNHAYMVSSIFKSTVAITLLKGEIIGPGKIASNLGILSVQSPNRHFLTMVNRLPDYNGRWEVFKQIRRQVRHLIEFEVPLGNLVYEDINGQYFLIPYLEFPGAKGPDYGEIRDRIIEIYQEKTDGLLLPRIKIEKCEIKGKILQIGKTIIKLKKEYESNIDGMIGWYYFDEDFRKPKWIEEWKGMDEREICQVCFKMPAEKQHFIYHDRICRWCQQRRESPAKEEEAKFLDEVMDKDQRFALLVGQIGLLDQWLKGDYICTTFVNKETGLTKSPSPSRMMRIYQEIDRFDKNIISSIKKNFQLKHLKFHIDYCDPTGSKTKKDLAYKIYRHRLEKKWLKEVVKEYLIEKGCLNSDILNNTAGKVFSAITYNGKSPYLDLFIRNTTAETITDYASISDDKAAWSATEAVKRYLKKFKDMINFEFKTDIGEILRLKITDLEEFNEEGFVNGIKTVSKIKSIYSFSGEFMYLVPANEALNIANKLRDEFNGRYYKVQGRLCLNLGIVYADHKYPLYMVLDAGKRMLKEFQVANGLETEKKFGMTGNTEAYGIPAICKKENNTVIVDFKEGVFKKEEQLINIDNKLIKLEVGKDKEIDDKFYPYFLQKINGQVKPVYIGKIPFGCEIIFSPGVFDFEYLNSSRVRMNLTLKKQYGQWRKRDSLFPLIHTRPYQIWKIENIINAGRQFRDARPSTTALENFRELLAREIYNWFKNKEDFPQSEDKELVKSLAQVLITTMEGLKKEVSATLLNFSKDLEIFDLLELALFLNAFDFS from the coding sequence ATGACTGATAGCCTTAAGGAGATTGGAAAATATCGTGATTTTATCCTTTTCATGGAATTGTTGGCCCTTTTACATGATGTAGGAAAATATTATGAGGAGGTAAAAAAGAAAAATGGTAAAAGACCACTAAGACCACCTGCTTATCATAATACAATAGGCGCACTTATTTTAGGTATTGAAAAATTAAAAAATAAAGATGTTGTCATTGAAGAAAATAATAAAATATTAATGTCAAATGGAGAAAATTACGCACCTATTGATTTAAGGAGCATTCCATTTAGAATTTCATCAAAGATATTCAATGAATCTTTTAATTTCTTTGAGGAAATTATTCCAGACATATGGAAAACAGAGGAATTTCTGAATGAGACTATAGGTGAGTTTTTGATTTGCCATCATGAGCATTATGGGTATAAATCTCTTAGGGCCAAAACTAGACCCCAAAAATTGCTTTCAAAGGCGGATTCATTAGATTCAGCCGAGGATAGGGAAGGTGCTCTTGATAGAAAAAATAGGCTAAAAAGAGGAGATTTTCTCAACACCCCTTTTGGAATACTAGACAAAATCGAGTATAGATTTAAAGACGAAGAAAATATCCTAAATAGAATTGCTTCAGCATTGGAAGAGAAAAATTTTAACAAAATTTTCTCCAAAGGAAATTATGTTACTTTAAAAAACGAAATTCAAAAAGTTTGGTATGCTAGACCAGCTGACACAAGACCTCCTTTCAATGATACTACTCTATGGAATCATGCTTACATGGTTTCATCCATATTTAAATCCACAGTAGCAATTACGCTGTTAAAAGGTGAAATCATAGGACCGGGGAAAATTGCCTCTAACCTTGGTATTCTTTCTGTTCAATCACCTAACCGTCACTTTTTGACCATGGTAAATCGCCTCCCTGATTATAATGGACGTTGGGAAGTCTTCAAGCAAATAAGAAGGCAGGTTAGACACCTTATTGAATTTGAGGTACCCCTTGGAAATCTTGTTTATGAGGATATCAATGGCCAGTATTTTTTGATCCCTTACCTCGAGTTCCCGGGAGCCAAGGGACCAGATTATGGTGAAATCCGTGATAGGATTATTGAGATATATCAAGAAAAGACCGATGGTCTTTTACTGCCAAGGATAAAGATAGAAAAATGTGAGATAAAGGGAAAGATACTCCAGATTGGCAAAACAATAATCAAGCTCAAAAAGGAATACGAGTCAAACATTGATGGTATGATAGGTTGGTACTATTTTGATGAGGACTTTAGAAAACCAAAGTGGATTGAAGAGTGGAAAGGAATGGATGAAAGGGAAATCTGTCAAGTCTGCTTCAAAATGCCGGCAGAAAAACAACATTTCATTTATCATGACAGGATCTGTAGATGGTGCCAGCAAAGGAGAGAATCTCCGGCAAAGGAAGAGGAAGCTAAGTTCCTTGATGAGGTTATGGATAAAGATCAGCGTTTTGCCTTATTGGTTGGACAAATAGGGTTATTGGACCAATGGTTAAAGGGCGACTATATTTGCACTACCTTTGTCAATAAAGAAACAGGTTTAACAAAATCACCATCTCCCTCAAGAATGATGCGCATTTACCAGGAAATAGATAGGTTTGATAAAAACATTATATCCAGCATCAAGAAAAACTTCCAGCTAAAACATTTAAAGTTCCATATAGACTATTGTGATCCTACCGGGAGCAAAACTAAGAAGGATCTAGCCTATAAAATTTATCGTCATAGATTGGAAAAAAAATGGCTCAAAGAGGTTGTTAAGGAGTACCTGATTGAAAAAGGGTGTTTAAATAGTGATATCCTTAATAATACTGCTGGGAAGGTTTTTAGTGCTATCACATACAATGGCAAAAGTCCTTATTTAGACCTATTTATAAGGAATACCACGGCCGAAACCATTACCGATTATGCCAGTATCTCTGATGATAAAGCTGCTTGGTCAGCTACTGAGGCTGTTAAGCGTTATCTAAAAAAGTTTAAGGACATGATTAATTTTGAGTTTAAGACAGACATTGGTGAGATTTTAAGGTTGAAGATAACAGATTTAGAGGAGTTCAATGAAGAGGGTTTTGTTAACGGGATTAAAACAGTTTCGAAGATTAAATCAATATATTCTTTTTCTGGTGAATTTATGTATCTGGTCCCAGCCAATGAGGCCTTAAATATTGCAAATAAATTAAGGGATGAATTTAACGGAAGATATTATAAAGTTCAGGGCAGGCTGTGTCTAAATTTAGGCATAGTTTACGCCGATCATAAGTACCCGCTTTATATGGTTTTGGATGCAGGTAAGAGAATGTTGAAGGAATTTCAGGTAGCCAATGGCCTTGAAACGGAAAAAAAGTTTGGGATGACAGGTAACACAGAGGCCTACGGGATACCAGCAATTTGTAAAAAAGAAAATAATACAGTCATAGTAGACTTTAAAGAAGGTGTTTTTAAAAAAGAAGAACAACTTATCAATATTGATAACAAACTTATTAAACTTGAAGTTGGAAAAGACAAAGAAATAGATGATAAGTTTTATCCATATTTTCTACAAAAAATTAATGGGCAGGTGAAGCCCGTTTATATTGGAAAGATTCCTTTTGGCTGTGAAATCATCTTTTCCCCTGGTGTTTTTGATTTTGAATATTTGAATTCTTCCAGGGTGAGGATGAACCTGACTTTAAAAAAACAATATGGTCAGTGGCGAAAAAGGGACAGCTTATTTCCACTTATTCATACCAGGCCTTATCAAATCTGGAAAATAGAAAACATCATAAATGCTGGTAGGCAATTCAGGGACGCAAGGCCCAGTACAACTGCCCTGGAAAACTTTAGGGAGCTGTTGGCCAGGGAGATATACAACTGGTTTAAGAATAAAGAGGACTTTCCACAAAGCGAGGATAAGGAGTTGGTGAAGAGCCTGGCTCAGGTTTTAATAACCACCATGGAGGGACTAAAAAAAGAAGTTTCAGCTACGTTATTAAATTTTAGCAAAGATCTTGAGATATTTGATCTGTTAGAACTTGCACTTTTTTTAAATGCTTTTGATTTTTCCTAA
- a CDS encoding RAMP superfamily CRISPR-associated protein, translating into MNFEYYSQTLSGEIPNIKRIEELKTKLTQLQKDNSDTTKKEQIIKNEINKIYDIFCQKNPTLFFQYMRGQGKDAEELKNFWIGSLKNQQQKLGELRGKFKEIIDIVIPKIDKDFISILPKYSFAIQFKFKLAKPYISKDDREFYILDNPVKKEWVFKIPMVSPTTWKGNLRWTIRKIKGLTDEPFVSDDNQLVRLFGNEREGENHQQGCLIFYPTFFYNIGVEVINPHDRKTKAGIRPIFIEAVPENTEGIFTLVYVPQFEKDLSKVRTNVKEDLDIIIKAVKAMMFEYGFSAKKSSGYGIIKDELSFCQFVINGMSLPEKPKKPRELKRLKSFKELKKFLVREEELFGFQFFEEKAKLIIKELEKFND; encoded by the coding sequence ATGAATTTTGAATACTATTCTCAGACTTTATCAGGGGAAATACCAAATATTAAACGAATAGAAGAACTTAAAACAAAATTAACACAACTTCAAAAAGATAATAGTGATACTACTAAAAAGGAACAAATAATAAAAAATGAAATAAATAAGATATACGATATTTTTTGTCAAAAGAATCCTACTTTATTTTTCCAGTACATGCGGGGGCAAGGAAAAGATGCTGAAGAGCTGAAGAATTTCTGGATAGGCAGTCTAAAAAACCAGCAACAAAAACTTGGAGAATTAAGAGGGAAGTTTAAGGAGATTATTGATATAGTTATTCCAAAAATTGACAAAGATTTTATTTCCATCTTGCCCAAGTACAGCTTTGCTATTCAGTTTAAATTTAAACTAGCTAAACCATATATCAGTAAAGACGACAGAGAATTCTATATTCTTGATAACCCAGTAAAAAAAGAGTGGGTGTTCAAAATACCTATGGTTTCTCCTACTACTTGGAAAGGGAATCTGCGCTGGACTATACGTAAGATTAAGGGATTAACAGATGAACCATTTGTATCAGATGATAACCAATTGGTTCGGTTATTTGGCAATGAGAGGGAAGGGGAAAACCATCAACAAGGATGTCTAATATTTTATCCCACATTTTTTTATAATATCGGTGTAGAGGTCATTAACCCTCACGATAGAAAGACAAAGGCTGGAATAAGGCCTATTTTTATTGAGGCAGTTCCTGAAAATACGGAGGGCATTTTCACTCTGGTATATGTACCGCAGTTTGAGAAGGATCTGAGTAAGGTGAGGACAAATGTCAAGGAAGATCTTGATATAATAATCAAGGCTGTAAAAGCCATGATGTTTGAATATGGATTTTCGGCCAAGAAGAGCAGTGGTTATGGAATAATTAAGGATGAATTAAGTTTTTGTCAATTTGTTATAAATGGGATGTCCTTACCTGAAAAACCAAAAAAACCAAGGGAATTAAAAAGATTAAAATCATTTAAAGAGCTCAAAAAATTTCTGGTGAGAGAGGAAGAGCTCTTCGGTTTCCAGTTTTTTGAAGAAAAAGCCAAGTTAATAATCAAGGAGCTGGAAAAATTTAATGACTGA
- the cmr1 gene encoding type III-B CRISPR module RAMP protein Cmr1 encodes MTEFKLKTLTPIWTGGVEGKCDRLHETGIIGSLRWWYEALVRGLGGYACDPTSDKRCRLDQRKFFKAIDAGKDAEHALDEQICPACKLFGCTGWGRKIKITINHSNIQDVNVGFEGKFSIKFVEIKTLTDEEKWLLDKTLYLINKYGTIGARCTLKPSDKPYYRDYGIVRAEGKPDVGKLESHFSKEQLKNYLARQREIFEKQGCTMPSEWPDLRYFIFAPDSGLESGEYREIQVLDIEFLHGEKGKANKFASFKLKKRFWGYTKADEYVFNRVCKELKKKGLELKYGKEVIENEF; translated from the coding sequence ATTACGGAATTTAAGTTAAAAACCTTAACGCCAATATGGACAGGTGGGGTAGAAGGTAAATGCGATCGGCTTCATGAAACGGGTATTATTGGTAGCTTAAGGTGGTGGTATGAGGCATTGGTGAGAGGACTTGGTGGGTATGCTTGTGATCCGACAAGTGATAAAAGGTGTCGACTAGACCAAAGGAAGTTTTTTAAGGCAATAGATGCTGGAAAGGATGCTGAGCACGCTTTGGACGAACAGATCTGTCCGGCCTGTAAACTATTTGGATGTACCGGATGGGGAAGGAAAATAAAAATAACAATAAATCATTCAAACATTCAGGATGTCAATGTGGGCTTTGAAGGGAAATTTAGTATTAAATTTGTGGAAATAAAGACATTAACAGATGAAGAAAAGTGGTTACTTGATAAAACTCTTTATTTAATCAACAAATATGGAACAATTGGAGCAAGATGTACCTTAAAACCGTCTGACAAGCCTTATTACAGAGATTACGGGATAGTTAGAGCTGAGGGAAAGCCAGACGTAGGTAAGCTAGAATCCCATTTTAGCAAAGAGCAACTTAAAAATTACCTGGCAAGGCAAAGGGAGATATTTGAAAAACAAGGATGTACAATGCCATCTGAGTGGCCTGACCTACGTTATTTTATTTTTGCTCCTGATAGTGGATTGGAGTCTGGTGAATATAGAGAAATTCAGGTTTTAGACATAGAATTCTTACATGGTGAAAAAGGTAAGGCCAACAAATTTGCCTCTTTTAAACTAAAAAAGAGGTTTTGGGGGTATACAAAAGCAGATGAATATGTGTTCAACAGAGTTTGTAAGGAACTTAAAAAAAAGGGATTAGAATTAAAATATGGTAAAGAAGTAATTGAAAATGAATTTTGA
- the cas6 gene encoding CRISPR system precrRNA processing endoribonuclease RAMP protein Cas6, which produces MEHFSFSRYCFVVRVKSDLYLPPFKGSTLRGGFGHVFRKIVCVNKDGECNNCFLHEKCIYARVFESSPPSRHFVRKYSAAPRPFILCPPLTKKTHYQPGDTLSFELTLIGQSIDYLPYFIYSFIELGKRGIGREKGKYGLIEVRHKALNGVETVIYTGHDQSLKSIPLAITWNDIVENGIPPSPTLTLFFLTPLRIKEKGDLVIDLTFPTLIARLIERMNVLSYLYCGGSAPEENQALLKEAQNIKVKAKSLRWYDWERYSNRQKSRMKMGGLIGTITFSGHLSPFMPYLLLGQYIHVGQGTTFGLGKYEIVRRE; this is translated from the coding sequence ATGGAGCATTTTAGTTTTTCACGGTATTGTTTTGTTGTAAGAGTTAAAAGTGATCTCTATCTTCCTCCATTTAAAGGCTCTACCCTGCGCGGTGGATTCGGGCATGTATTTAGAAAGATTGTTTGTGTAAATAAAGATGGAGAGTGTAACAATTGTTTTCTTCATGAAAAATGCATCTATGCACGGGTGTTTGAATCCAGCCCCCCTTCCAGACATTTTGTCAGAAAATACAGTGCTGCCCCCCGCCCGTTTATCCTTTGCCCACCTCTTACCAAAAAGACGCATTATCAGCCAGGAGATACCCTTAGCTTTGAACTCACCTTAATTGGCCAGAGCATAGATTATTTACCTTACTTCATTTATTCCTTCATAGAACTGGGTAAAAGAGGCATTGGAAGGGAAAAGGGCAAATATGGATTAATAGAAGTAAGGCATAAGGCCCTGAATGGTGTTGAGACGGTTATTTATACTGGTCATGACCAAAGCCTAAAATCCATTCCTCTAGCCATTACCTGGAATGACATTGTTGAAAACGGCATTCCCCCTTCCCCTACCCTTACCTTATTCTTCTTGACCCCGCTACGGATCAAAGAAAAAGGAGATTTGGTTATTGATCTGACCTTTCCCACACTTATCGCCCGCCTGATAGAACGTATGAATGTCCTCTCCTACCTCTACTGCGGTGGCTCAGCACCTGAGGAAAATCAAGCCCTACTTAAAGAAGCTCAAAACATAAAGGTGAAGGCAAAGAGCCTGCGCTGGTATGATTGGGAGCGTTACTCCAATAGACAAAAGAGTCGCATGAAGATGGGTGGCCTCATTGGCACCATTACCTTTTCTGGCCACCTTAGTCCATTTATGCCTTATTTATTGCTTGGCCAGTATATTCATGTCGGCCAGGGCACCACATTTGGGTTGGGGAAGTATGAAATAGTGAGGAGGGAATAA